From one Lotus japonicus ecotype B-129 chromosome 3, LjGifu_v1.2 genomic stretch:
- the LOC130746196 gene encoding uncharacterized protein LOC130746196, producing the protein MNSSSASSSRSRTMSASGKARCQCGLTLIIYTAGTRENPDRRFLRCRRWQFPDSCGFFFWIDEPLMGRNAAQGRHAQVESDAMSLNSEIGNGPVTSVHVLPDLNKKINKLKKKLEVERFQKKIACLFTVLAMMVAVWSLCIRKG; encoded by the exons ATGAATTCTTCATCCGCTTCGTCCTCCCGTTCCAGGACAATGTCTGCAAGTGGAAAGGCCAGGTGTCAATGTGGTCTCACTCTCATCATCTACACAGCTGGTACTCGAGAAAACCCAGATAGGAGATTTTTGAGGTGCAGAAGATGGCAA TTTCCAGATTCTTGTGGTTTCTTTTTCTGGATTGATGAACCACTTATGGGAAGAAATGCAGCTCAGGGAAGGCATGCTCAAGTTGAAAGTGATGCAATGAGTTTAAATTCTGAGATTGGTAATGGTCCTGTCACCTCTGTGCATGTTCTTCCTGATTTGAATAAAAAGATTAACAAACTCAAGAAGAAGCTTGAAGTTGAGAGattccagaagaagattgcatGCTTGTTCACTGTCCTTGCAATGATGGTAGCAGTGTGGAGTTTATGTATTAGAAAGGGTTGA
- the LOC130744784 gene encoding uncharacterized protein LOC130744784: protein MSSASGSSNTHGSVRTRYCDCGVESKLATCWVGDNAGRRFYGCGKYHVYGRRMCGFFQWDDGEGNARERKVISGLIRKIEVHKKNEMYLTRCCVIGWGLCAALLLVIVMLLVKIYRTKARNERE, encoded by the exons ATGTCAAGTGCAAGTGGAAGCTCCAACACCCATGGCTCTGTTCGAACAAGGTACTGCGATTGTGGTGTCGAGTCGAAGCTGGCTACATGTTGGGTGGGTGATAATGCTGGGCGTCGATTCTATGGTTGTGGAAAATATCAT GTTTATGGGAGGAGGATGTGCGGATTTTTCCAGTGGGATGATGGGGAAGGCAATGCACGTGAAAGGAAGGTTATTTCAGGCCTAATCCGCAAGATTGAAGTGCATAAGAAGAATGAGATGTATTTGACTAGGTGTTGTGTAATTGGGTGGGGACTTTGTGCAGCTTTGTTGCTTGTCATTGTAATGTTGTTGGTGAAAATTTATAGGACAAAGGCTAGGAATGAAAGAGAATGA
- the LOC130746195 gene encoding F-box/kelch-repeat protein At3g61590-like, producing the protein MAGETSWISDYDDDTQSETRDLDLFLEQGEEVDNEGTAVSMDIILPDDLLERILAYLPIASIFRAGFVSKRWYEIVTSERFLWNLSRMLPQKPWYFMFTNSDEPTGYAYDPLLRKWYGIELPFIETSNWFIASSFGLVCFMDNERRNVLCVCNPITKFCRKLEEPPGLKFPDYSSLAISVNRESLSYTVAIVKSKEVPENFFQWDVSIHIYNSARETWVTTRREVLMGWRGGDESVICNGVLYFLVYSTGGGHPEIRHALVAYNISDHSSQASLRRSFIPVPCSLTCGRLMNLKEKLVMVGGIGKHDRPDIIKGIGIWVLHDTKWEEIVRMPNKYFQGFGEFDDVFASGGIDDLIYIQSYGSPALLTFDMSIKQWKWSQKCPVTKRFPLQLFTGFCFEPRLEIAP; encoded by the coding sequence ATGGCGGGAGAAACATCATGGATCAGCGACTATGATGATGACACACAAAGTGAGACTAGAGACTTGGATTTATTTTTGGAACAAGGTGAGGAAGTTGATAATGAAGGAACTGCTGTTTCAATGGATATAATTTTGCCTGATGATCTGTTGGAGCGTATTCTAGCGTATCTCCCCATTGCAAGCATTTTCAGAGCAGGTTTTGTGTCTAAAAGATGGTATGAGATTGTTACTTCAGAAAGGTTTCTATGGAACCTTTCACGTATGCTACCACAGAAACCGTGGTACTTTATGTTCACTAACTCTGATGAACCAACTGGTTATGCTTATGATCCCCTCCTTCGGAAATGGTATGGAATTGAGCTTCCCTTCATTGAAACCTCTAATTGGTTCATTGCTTCATCATTTGGCTTAGTTTGCTTCATGGACAATGAAAGAAGAAATGTGTTATGCGTGTGCAACCCAATTACCAAATTCTGCAGGAAGCTTGAGGAGCCTCCAGGTTTGAAATTTCCTGATTACAGCTCATTAGCAATCTCAGTGAACAGGGAATCCCTCAGTTATACTGTGGCAATTGTAAAATCAAAGGAAGTCCCTGAAAACTTTTTCCAGTGGGATGTCTCAATTCATATATACAATTCAGCAAGGGAGACATGGGTGACTACTCGGAGAGAGGTTTTGATGGGGTGGAGAGGAGGTGATGAGAGTGTGATTTGCAATGGCGTTCTATACTTCTTAGTCTACTCAACTGGTGGTGGTCATCCGGAGATTCGCCATGCACTTGTTGCATATAATATCTCTGATCATTCATCCCAAGCTAGCTTGAGAAGGAGCTTTATTCCTGTACCGTGTTCTCTTACATGTGGCCGTCTGATGAATCTGAAGGAGAAGCTCGTGATGGTGGGAGGAATTGGTAAACATGACCGCCCTGACATAATTAAAGGAATTGGCATCTGGGTTCTTCATGATACGAAATGGGAAGAGATAGTAAGAATGCCAAATAAGTACTTCCAAGGCTTTGGAGAGTTTGATGATGTTTTTGCTAGCGGTGGCATAGATGATCTAATATATATTCAGAGTTACGGATCTCCTGCACTTCTCACATTTGACATGAGCATTAAACAATGGAAATGGTCACAGAAGTGCCCAGTAACTAAGAGGTTTCCTCTACAGCTTTTCACTGGTTTTTGCTTTGAGCCGAGGCTTGAAATTGCTCCATAG